The following are encoded together in the Pectobacterium wasabiae CFBP 3304 genome:
- a CDS encoding phosphatidate cytidylyltransferase yields MQWLLSGLFGLLTFASLVGYILAKRQQNATIMNLNARIRAWWLMCIISVLAMMIGPIGSTILFALMSFYALRECITLMPTRRGDHEALFWCFFIILPLQYLLVGIQWYGVFIILIPVYAFLFVPARLALAGDTLHFLERAAKIQWSLMIAVYCVSHAPALLMLDIAGYEHQNIKLLLFLMIVVQLSDVLQYVFGKLWGKRPIVPKLSPNKTVEGFIGGILTASLVGMGLWWITPFSPWQAFLIAFVIALLGFAGGLCMSGIKRDRGVKDFGTMLEGHGGMMDRIDSLCFSAPVFFHIVRYFFT; encoded by the coding sequence ATGCAATGGCTGCTGAGCGGCCTATTCGGATTACTGACTTTTGCCAGCCTAGTCGGTTACATACTGGCAAAACGTCAGCAAAATGCCACCATCATGAACCTCAATGCCCGAATTCGTGCCTGGTGGCTCATGTGTATTATTTCTGTGTTGGCGATGATGATTGGCCCCATCGGTTCGACGATCCTCTTTGCCCTGATGTCATTTTATGCACTGCGAGAATGCATTACGTTGATGCCAACCCGCCGGGGCGACCACGAGGCGCTGTTCTGGTGTTTTTTCATTATCCTGCCGCTTCAGTATCTGCTGGTTGGCATACAGTGGTACGGCGTTTTTATTATTCTGATACCGGTATACGCATTTCTATTCGTCCCTGCGCGTCTGGCGTTAGCGGGAGATACGCTGCATTTTCTTGAGCGTGCCGCCAAAATTCAATGGAGCCTGATGATCGCCGTCTATTGTGTCAGCCACGCGCCAGCGCTGCTGATGCTAGATATCGCAGGGTATGAGCACCAGAATATCAAGCTATTGCTGTTTCTCATGATCGTGGTGCAACTATCGGACGTGCTGCAATACGTTTTCGGCAAACTCTGGGGAAAACGCCCCATCGTTCCCAAACTCAGCCCAAACAAAACGGTAGAAGGGTTTATCGGTGGTATTTTGACCGCCAGTCTGGTCGGTATGGGGTTGTGGTGGATCACACCATTTTCTCCCTGGCAGGCCTTTCTCATCGCTTTCGTGATCGCACTACTTGGTTTTGCTGGCGGGCTTTGCATGTCCGGCATTAAGCGCGATCGCGGCGTGAAAGACTTCGGCACCATGCTGGAAGGGCACGGCGGGATGATGGATCGCATCGATTCTCTCTGCTTCTCTGCTCCCGTCTTCTTCCATATCGTGCGCTATTTTTTCACCTGA
- the metH gene encoding methionine synthase has protein sequence MSNRVDELRRQLAQRIMVLDGGMGTMIQGYRLQEADYRGERFADWPSDVKGNNDLLVLTKPRVISEIHDAYLEAGADILETNTFNSTTIAMADYDMESLSAEINTVAAQLARASADKWTALTPDKPRYVAGVLGPTNRTASISPDVNDPAFRNVSFDQLVEAYRESTRALIAGGVDLIMIETIFDTLNAKAASFAVESEFEALGIVLPVMISGTITDASGRTLSGQTTEAFYNSLRHSRPLSFGLNCALGPDELRQYVAELSRISECYVSAHPNAGLPNAFGEYDLDPADMAKHIGEWARSGFLNIVGGCCGSTPAHIAAMVKVVEGVPPRKLPDIPVACRLSGLEPLTIDANTLFVNVGERTNVTGSARFKRLIKEEKYNEALDVARQQVESGAQIIDINMDEGMLDAEAAMTRFLNLIAGEPDIARVPIMIDSSKWEVVEKGLKCIQGKGIVNSISMKEGVETFIHHAKLVRRYGAAVVVMAFDEVGQADTRARKIEICRRAYRILTEEVGFPPEDIIFDPNIFAVATGIDEHNNYAVDFIEACADIKAQLPHAMISGGVSNVSFSFRGNDLVREAIHAVFLYYAIRNGMDMGIVNASQLAIYDDLPAELRDAVEDVILNRRSDATERMLELAEKYRGSKTEDESSKTQAEWRGWDVKKRLEYSLVKGITEFIELDTEEARQQATRPIEVIEGPLMDGMNVVGDLFGAGKMFLPQVVKSARVMKQAVAYLEPYIDASKDKGASAGKILLATVKGDVHDIGKNIVGVVLQCNNYEIIDLGVMVPTDKILKTAREEKVDIIGLSGLITPSLDEMVNVAKEMERQGFTLPLLIGGATTSKAHTAVKIEQNYSGPTVYVQNASRSVGVVSALLSSTQYDDFVARTRKEYETVRIQHARKKPRTPPVTLEVARANASDLDWENYTPPVAHRLGVQAVTASIETLRNYIDWTPFFMTWSLAGKYPRILEDEVVGEEAKRLFADANAMLDDLSARGALNPRGVVGLFPANRVGDDVVIYTDERRETVLLVSHHLRQQTEKTDFPNYCLSDFVAPKSSGKPDYLGAFAVTGGLEEDTLADLWEAQHDDYNKIMVKAISDRLAEAFAEYLHERVRKVYWGYAPNENLSSELLIRENYQGTRPAPGYPACPDHTEKVQIWQLLDVEKHTGMKLTESYAMWPGASVSGWYFSHPDSKYFAVAQIQHDQVKDYAVRKGMDVSEVERWLAPNLGYDAD, from the coding sequence GTGAGTAATCGGGTAGATGAATTGCGGCGTCAGTTGGCGCAACGCATTATGGTGCTGGATGGTGGTATGGGTACCATGATTCAGGGTTATCGCCTGCAGGAAGCAGATTATCGCGGCGAGCGTTTTGCCGACTGGCCGAGCGATGTGAAGGGAAATAACGATCTGCTGGTGCTGACCAAGCCGCGGGTGATTAGTGAAATCCATGATGCCTATCTGGAAGCCGGTGCCGATATTCTCGAGACTAACACCTTCAACTCCACCACCATCGCGATGGCGGATTATGATATGGAATCGCTGTCGGCGGAAATCAATACCGTCGCCGCCCAGTTGGCGCGTGCCAGCGCGGATAAATGGACAGCGTTAACGCCGGATAAACCGCGCTATGTTGCTGGCGTCCTCGGCCCGACGAACCGAACTGCGTCGATCTCTCCTGATGTGAACGATCCGGCTTTTCGTAACGTCAGTTTTGATCAACTGGTAGAAGCGTATCGTGAATCAACCCGTGCATTGATCGCAGGTGGCGTCGATCTGATCATGATCGAAACCATCTTCGATACGTTGAACGCTAAAGCGGCGAGTTTCGCCGTCGAAAGTGAATTTGAGGCGTTAGGGATCGTATTACCGGTGATGATTTCCGGTACGATCACGGATGCGTCAGGACGGACGTTATCTGGTCAAACGACAGAGGCCTTTTACAATTCCCTGCGTCATTCTCGTCCGCTTTCCTTCGGTCTGAACTGTGCATTGGGGCCAGATGAGCTGCGTCAGTATGTCGCCGAGCTATCACGTATTTCAGAATGCTATGTGAGCGCGCACCCGAATGCAGGACTGCCTAACGCCTTCGGAGAATACGATCTGGATCCCGCTGATATGGCGAAACATATCGGGGAATGGGCGCGATCCGGTTTTCTGAACATTGTCGGTGGCTGCTGTGGATCGACGCCTGCACACATTGCCGCGATGGTGAAAGTGGTGGAGGGCGTGCCGCCGCGAAAACTGCCGGATATCCCGGTAGCCTGTCGCTTATCCGGCCTTGAACCGCTGACTATCGATGCCAACACCCTGTTTGTTAACGTGGGCGAACGGACGAACGTTACCGGCTCTGCGCGTTTTAAACGCCTGATTAAAGAAGAGAAATATAACGAGGCGCTGGATGTTGCCCGCCAGCAGGTGGAAAGCGGTGCGCAGATCATCGATATCAACATGGATGAAGGCATGTTGGATGCGGAAGCGGCGATGACCCGCTTCCTGAATCTGATTGCCGGTGAGCCTGATATCGCCCGTGTGCCGATTATGATCGACTCCTCAAAATGGGAAGTGGTTGAGAAAGGGCTTAAATGCATTCAGGGCAAAGGCATTGTTAACTCGATATCCATGAAGGAAGGCGTTGAGACCTTTATCCATCACGCTAAGCTGGTGCGGCGTTATGGTGCAGCCGTCGTGGTGATGGCCTTCGATGAGGTCGGGCAGGCGGATACCCGTGCACGCAAAATTGAAATTTGTCGCCGGGCTTACCGCATCCTGACGGAAGAAGTCGGTTTTCCGCCGGAAGACATCATTTTTGACCCGAACATTTTCGCGGTGGCAACGGGGATCGACGAGCACAACAACTACGCAGTGGATTTTATCGAGGCATGTGCAGACATCAAGGCACAGTTGCCGCATGCGATGATCTCCGGCGGCGTGTCCAATGTGTCGTTCTCGTTCCGTGGCAACGATCTGGTGCGTGAGGCGATCCACGCCGTCTTCCTGTATTACGCGATCCGCAATGGTATGGATATGGGGATCGTGAACGCCAGCCAGTTGGCGATCTATGACGATCTTCCTGCTGAACTGCGTGATGCCGTTGAGGATGTGATCCTTAATCGTCGCAGTGATGCTACCGAGCGCATGCTCGAACTGGCGGAAAAATATCGCGGTAGCAAAACAGAAGATGAAAGCAGTAAAACGCAGGCGGAGTGGCGCGGTTGGGATGTGAAGAAGCGTCTGGAGTATTCGCTGGTTAAAGGCATCACTGAGTTTATCGAGCTGGATACGGAAGAAGCGCGCCAGCAGGCGACACGACCGATTGAAGTGATCGAAGGTCCGTTGATGGACGGCATGAATGTGGTCGGCGATCTGTTTGGTGCAGGCAAAATGTTTTTACCGCAGGTAGTGAAATCTGCGCGTGTGATGAAGCAGGCGGTGGCTTACCTCGAACCCTATATTGACGCCAGCAAAGACAAAGGCGCGTCTGCTGGAAAAATTTTGCTGGCGACGGTAAAAGGCGATGTTCACGATATCGGTAAGAATATCGTCGGCGTGGTGCTGCAATGTAACAACTACGAAATTATCGATCTGGGCGTGATGGTGCCGACAGATAAGATCCTGAAGACCGCGCGTGAAGAAAAGGTTGATATCATTGGGCTGTCAGGGCTGATTACGCCGTCGCTGGATGAAATGGTCAACGTGGCGAAAGAGATGGAGCGTCAGGGCTTTACGCTGCCGCTGTTGATTGGCGGCGCGACGACCTCTAAAGCGCATACTGCCGTGAAGATTGAGCAGAACTACAGTGGCCCGACCGTCTACGTGCAGAATGCCTCACGCTCTGTTGGCGTGGTATCGGCTCTGCTGTCCAGTACACAGTATGATGATTTTGTTGCGCGTACCCGTAAAGAGTATGAAACCGTGCGTATTCAGCACGCGCGTAAAAAACCGAGAACGCCGCCCGTGACGCTGGAAGTAGCCCGCGCTAACGCTTCTGATTTGGATTGGGAAAACTACACGCCTCCCGTTGCACATCGTCTGGGCGTGCAGGCGGTAACGGCCAGCATCGAAACGCTGCGCAACTACATCGACTGGACGCCATTCTTTATGACCTGGTCGCTGGCGGGGAAATATCCCCGAATTCTGGAAGATGAGGTGGTCGGTGAAGAAGCCAAGCGCCTGTTTGCTGATGCTAACGCGATGTTGGACGATTTGTCAGCGCGTGGTGCGTTGAATCCTCGTGGCGTGGTTGGCCTATTCCCAGCGAACCGCGTAGGGGATGACGTGGTGATTTATACCGATGAACGGCGTGAAACGGTGCTGTTGGTCAGCCACCACCTGCGTCAACAGACGGAAAAAACTGACTTTCCTAACTATTGTCTGTCCGACTTTGTGGCACCAAAATCCAGCGGTAAGCCAGATTATCTGGGAGCGTTTGCAGTAACCGGTGGGCTGGAAGAGGATACGCTGGCCGATCTGTGGGAAGCTCAACACGATGATTACAACAAGATTATGGTGAAAGCGATCTCTGACCGTTTGGCGGAAGCTTTTGCGGAATACCTGCACGAGCGCGTGCGTAAGGTTTACTGGGGCTATGCGCCGAATGAGAATCTCAGTAGTGAGCTGCTGATTCGTGAGAATTATCAAGGCACTCGCCCCGCGCCGGGCTACCCAGCTTGTCCAGATCACACCGAGAAAGTGCAAATCTGGCAACTACTGGATGTAGAAAAACATACCGGAATGAAGCTCACTGAATCCTATGCCATGTGGCCGGGCGCATCGGTATCCGGCTGGTATTTCAGCCACCCTGACAGCAAATACTTCGCCGTCGCCCAAATTCAGCACGATCAGGTGAAGGATTACGCCGTGCGTAAAGGCATGGACGTGAGTGAAGTTGAGCGCTGGCTGGCGCCGAATCTTGGTTATGATGCGGATTAA
- a CDS encoding Na/Pi cotransporter family protein, with protein sequence MLTLLNLLSAIALLVWGTHIVRTGIMRVYGTQLRRVLSDSVEKKPLAFMAGIGVTALVQSSNATALLTTSFVSQGLVALTPALVIILGADVGTALMVRILTFDLSWLSPLLIFLGVVFFLSRKQTRVGQIGRVAIGLGLILLALEMIVLAAAPITQASGVKVLFSSLTGDVMLDALAGALFAVMTYSSLAAVLLTATLTASGVISLEVAMCLVIGANLGSGLLTMMSTSTQNAAGRRVALGSMLFKMIGCLVVLPLVEPLSRWLTRIPLSAEELVIYFHLFYNLIRCLLLIPLTGVVARLSCAMIADSPQVDIEMKPRHLDTSSLDTPALALANAARETLRIGDVLEQMLSLYREVLQGDLMQRREIRRLDDDVDILYTAIKLYLAQIQKDGLDERDSQRWAEVIEVALNLEQAGDIIERMADDIGNHSSGVRMAFSAQGLEELNHLHDQLLANLRLGLSVFLSEDVISAKRLRRAKHRFRIMNRRYAHAHVDRLHQHNVQSLETSSLHLSLLGDMNRLNSLFCAVAYNVLIVQQDGDEEREESPLTL encoded by the coding sequence TTGTTAACACTGCTGAATCTCCTCTCTGCGATTGCGTTACTGGTTTGGGGCACCCACATTGTCCGTACCGGTATCATGCGGGTTTATGGCACTCAGTTACGGCGGGTTCTCAGCGATAGCGTTGAGAAAAAACCGTTGGCTTTTATGGCTGGCATTGGTGTCACTGCGCTGGTGCAGAGTAGTAATGCGACAGCGCTGCTGACGACCTCTTTTGTTTCGCAGGGGCTGGTGGCACTAACGCCTGCGCTGGTGATTATTCTCGGGGCGGATGTCGGCACGGCGCTGATGGTGCGAATCCTGACGTTCGACCTGTCCTGGCTTTCTCCGCTACTGATTTTTCTTGGTGTGGTATTTTTCCTCAGCCGTAAACAGACACGAGTTGGCCAGATTGGTCGCGTAGCGATTGGGCTTGGGCTGATTCTGCTGGCGCTGGAAATGATTGTCCTGGCCGCTGCGCCGATCACGCAAGCGTCGGGCGTGAAGGTGCTGTTCTCGTCGCTGACCGGCGACGTGATGCTGGATGCGTTGGCTGGGGCGCTGTTTGCGGTGATGACCTATTCCAGTCTGGCAGCGGTGCTGCTGACGGCGACGTTAACGGCAAGCGGTGTGATCTCGCTGGAAGTGGCGATGTGTCTGGTTATCGGGGCCAATCTGGGTAGCGGCTTACTGACAATGATGAGCACTTCGACGCAGAATGCGGCGGGCCGACGCGTGGCGCTCGGTAGTATGTTGTTTAAGATGATCGGTTGTCTGGTTGTGCTGCCGCTGGTTGAGCCGCTTTCGCGCTGGCTGACGCGTATTCCGTTAAGTGCCGAAGAATTGGTGATTTATTTCCACCTGTTCTACAACTTGATCCGTTGCCTGCTGTTGATTCCGCTTACTGGCGTGGTGGCCCGCCTGTCCTGCGCAATGATTGCTGATTCGCCGCAGGTTGATATTGAGATGAAACCGCGTCATCTGGATACCAGTTCGCTGGATACGCCAGCATTGGCGTTAGCCAATGCTGCACGGGAAACGCTGCGGATTGGTGATGTGCTGGAGCAGATGCTGAGCTTGTACCGCGAAGTCTTGCAAGGCGATCTTATGCAGCGGCGCGAGATTCGTCGGCTTGATGATGATGTCGATATACTGTACACCGCGATTAAGCTTTATCTGGCGCAGATTCAGAAAGATGGGTTGGATGAGCGGGATTCTCAGCGCTGGGCGGAAGTTATCGAAGTGGCGCTGAATCTGGAACAGGCGGGCGATATTATTGAACGCATGGCGGATGACATCGGCAATCATTCATCCGGTGTACGTATGGCGTTTTCTGCACAGGGGCTGGAAGAGTTGAACCATCTGCATGACCAACTGCTGGCGAACTTGCGTCTGGGGCTGTCGGTTTTCTTGTCGGAAGATGTTATTAGTGCTAAACGCCTGCGCCGTGCCAAGCACCGTTTTCGAATTATGAATCGCCGCTATGCACATGCGCACGTCGATCGCTTACATCAACACAACGTACAGAGTCTGGAAACCAGTTCGCTCCATTTGAGCTTGCTGGGAGATATGAACCGACTGAATTCACTGTTCTGTGCGGTGGCGTATAACGTCTTGATTGTGCAGCAGGACGGGGACGAAGAGCGCGAAGAATCACCGCTGACGTTGTGA
- the iclR gene encoding glyoxylate bypass operon transcriptional repressor IclR produces the protein MTPPESAKRGKKPRVSPGNTAQPTGQVQSLTRGLTLLEYIAKANGSVALTDLAQQAGLPNSTTHRLLTTMQQQGFVRQVGDLGLWTIASHAFIVGSSFLQSRNLLAIVHPILRALMENSGETVNLAVLDQTDSQAIIIDQVQCTALMRMSAPIGGKLPMHASGAGKTFLAHLPDAQVTQLLHKKGLHGYTPHTLSSPQTLKENLSLIRKQGYSFDDEEHALGLRCIAACILDEHHEAFAAISISGPVSRITDNRVTELGALVIKAAKQIMQEYSGIP, from the coding sequence ATGACGCCACCAGAATCAGCCAAACGCGGCAAGAAACCCAGAGTCAGCCCGGGCAATACCGCGCAGCCAACTGGGCAGGTTCAGTCGCTGACCCGTGGCCTGACGCTGCTTGAATATATCGCCAAAGCAAACGGCAGCGTGGCGCTAACCGATCTGGCCCAGCAAGCTGGTTTACCGAATTCCACCACCCACCGCCTGCTTACTACCATGCAACAACAGGGCTTTGTGCGTCAGGTTGGCGATCTGGGGCTGTGGACGATTGCGTCGCACGCGTTTATCGTTGGCAGTAGCTTTCTGCAAAGCCGCAATCTGTTGGCGATTGTGCATCCGATATTACGCGCGTTAATGGAGAATTCGGGCGAGACCGTCAATCTGGCCGTTCTCGATCAGACGGATAGTCAGGCGATCATTATCGATCAGGTACAATGCACCGCGCTGATGCGGATGTCTGCACCGATCGGCGGTAAGTTACCGATGCATGCCTCCGGTGCTGGAAAAACGTTTTTGGCACATTTACCCGATGCGCAGGTCACACAACTGCTGCACAAAAAAGGGCTGCATGGCTATACACCACACACGTTGAGTTCGCCGCAGACTCTGAAGGAAAATCTCTCGCTGATTCGCAAGCAGGGGTATTCGTTCGATGACGAAGAGCACGCGCTGGGGCTACGCTGTATCGCGGCCTGTATTCTGGATGAACATCATGAAGCCTTTGCCGCCATTTCCATTTCCGGCCCCGTATCGCGCATTACGGACAATCGCGTAACAGAACTCGGCGCATTGGTGATCAAAGCCGCTAAGCAAATCATGCAGGAATATAGTGGGATACCATGA
- a CDS encoding DASS family sodium-coupled anion symporter, producing MKTKTSYGLNWLPLIVILAVATFFWQMEPPTGLNPAAWHSAVIFVATIVCIVANVLPIGAIGIISITLFALTYAAGDKTASGAIQTALSDLNSSLIWLIVVAFMIARGFIKTGLGRRIALQMIRMLGKRTLGLAYGLAFADLVLSPAMPSNTARCGGIIYPIADSLSRSFDSKPEDASRSKIGTFLITCIGNVNDVTAALFMTAYTGNLLAVKLAANAGVTITWGSWFLAALVPCLISLAIVPLLVYWLTKPEIRHTPDAPKLAVAELAKMGSMSRGEWLMAFTVILLLVLWIFGDRLGVDATTASFVGLSFLLLTGVLSWEDVKSEKGAWDTLIWFAALLMMANQLKKLGFTNWFGDLIGSNIGHLMQGTSWVLVLLLLNAAYFYTHYFFASGNAQIAALFAVFLGVGINLNIPAVPMAFMLAFTSSLYCSLTQYTHARGPILFGAGYVPTAVWWRTGFVVSLVNQAIFMSAGLLWWKVIGLY from the coding sequence ATGAAGACAAAAACCTCGTATGGACTAAACTGGCTCCCGCTGATCGTGATTCTTGCCGTCGCCACCTTCTTTTGGCAGATGGAACCTCCAACAGGCTTAAATCCAGCCGCCTGGCACTCTGCCGTCATTTTTGTAGCAACAATCGTTTGTATTGTCGCTAACGTCCTCCCAATTGGGGCTATCGGTATTATCAGTATCACCCTTTTTGCGCTAACTTACGCCGCAGGGGATAAAACGGCCAGCGGAGCAATACAAACCGCACTCAGCGATTTGAACAGCTCGCTGATCTGGCTGATTGTCGTTGCCTTCATGATCGCACGCGGCTTTATCAAAACGGGATTGGGCCGCCGCATTGCCTTGCAGATGATCCGTATGCTGGGAAAACGCACACTGGGACTGGCTTACGGTCTGGCCTTTGCCGATCTGGTGCTTTCCCCCGCGATGCCGAGCAACACCGCACGCTGCGGCGGAATTATTTATCCGATTGCCGATTCACTGTCGCGCAGTTTCGATTCCAAACCGGAAGACGCATCGCGCAGTAAGATTGGCACCTTCCTGATTACCTGTATTGGTAACGTTAACGACGTGACAGCGGCGCTGTTTATGACCGCCTACACCGGCAACCTGCTGGCGGTGAAACTCGCGGCCAACGCAGGCGTTACCATTACCTGGGGAAGCTGGTTTCTGGCAGCGCTCGTCCCCTGTTTGATCTCTCTGGCGATTGTCCCGCTGCTCGTCTACTGGCTGACCAAGCCAGAAATTCGCCATACGCCGGATGCGCCAAAACTGGCCGTCGCCGAGTTAGCAAAGATGGGCAGTATGAGTCGTGGCGAATGGCTGATGGCATTCACCGTTATCCTGCTACTGGTATTGTGGATCTTTGGCGACCGCTTAGGCGTAGATGCCACGACCGCTTCCTTCGTCGGGCTTTCCTTCCTGCTGTTAACTGGCGTACTGAGTTGGGAAGACGTGAAGAGCGAGAAAGGCGCCTGGGATACGCTGATTTGGTTCGCCGCCCTGCTGATGATGGCGAACCAGTTGAAAAAGCTCGGCTTCACCAACTGGTTCGGCGATCTCATCGGCAGCAACATCGGCCATTTAATGCAGGGAACAAGCTGGGTCTTGGTGTTGCTGCTGCTGAACGCAGCCTATTTCTACACTCACTATTTCTTCGCCAGCGGCAATGCACAGATCGCCGCCCTTTTTGCGGTATTCCTCGGTGTCGGGATCAACCTGAACATTCCGGCAGTACCGATGGCGTTCATGCTGGCGTTTACCAGCAGCCTGTACTGCTCACTGACGCAATATACCCATGCACGCGGCCCGATCCTGTTCGGCGCGGGCTACGTGCCCACCGCCGTCTGGTGGCGCACGGGTTTTGTCGTCAGTCTGGTGAATCAGGCGATCTTCATGAGTGCAGGCCTGCTGTGGTGGAAAGTGATTGGGCTATATTAA
- a CDS encoding lysophospholipid acyltransferase family protein, translating into MANVFSGLDKKIVSSLLVTVCRLLTGVRAHWRSEPDLTRPKIYYANHSSHLDGLVIWASLPHELRAIVHPVAAADYWLTKPLRRYLALRIFQAVLVERRNKTTEEGHSERLSQDPLQPLKATLSKNQSLILFPEGTRGDGDQLNSFKSGLYHLSKQYPDIELIPIWLENLNRVMPKGSRLVVPIICHATFGEPIQGVAEMESKQDFLERAKQALEELSA; encoded by the coding sequence ATGGCTAACGTTTTCTCTGGGCTGGACAAAAAAATTGTCAGTTCACTTTTGGTCACGGTTTGTCGACTCCTCACCGGCGTTCGCGCACACTGGCGAAGCGAGCCCGATCTGACACGCCCTAAAATTTATTATGCCAACCATAGCAGCCACCTTGATGGGCTGGTGATCTGGGCCAGTCTGCCACACGAACTTCGGGCTATCGTACATCCGGTCGCTGCCGCCGACTATTGGCTAACAAAGCCACTACGCCGCTATCTGGCTCTGCGTATTTTTCAGGCTGTCCTGGTCGAGCGACGCAATAAAACCACAGAAGAGGGGCACTCGGAACGGCTTTCACAAGATCCACTGCAACCGCTAAAGGCAACGTTAAGCAAGAACCAGTCACTGATTCTGTTTCCCGAAGGCACGCGGGGAGATGGCGACCAGTTGAATAGCTTTAAAAGCGGGCTTTATCACTTATCAAAACAGTATCCAGACATAGAATTGATTCCCATCTGGCTGGAGAACCTTAACCGCGTCATGCCAAAGGGGTCGCGGCTGGTCGTTCCTATCATTTGCCACGCCACATTTGGTGAACCAATACAAGGCGTTGCCGAGATGGAGTCGAAACAGGATTTTCTTGAACGCGCTAAGCAAGCGCTTGAGGAGTTATCAGCGTGA